One window of Pseudacidobacterium ailaaui genomic DNA carries:
- a CDS encoding AI-2E family transporter translates to MNGQERVSKRRWLNHEPLLVFGLALAALYFTRDLLIPFAMALTLNFLLAPAVIQLEKLRFRRVPAVVLVVMMASAVLGGVGWVVARQLLDVASDLPNYHANIDDKLARIHAPTTGPIANAINGLKSLTQELSGTPAPKPLPPPETEKTRRSRRAREAEAQKAEAQQTPQPVVVVPPPVSEWAYAQQILKPVIKPLGMMGMVFVFTVYMLLKREDLRNRVLLLAGMGRLNVMTQALNDAATRISSYLLLNVLVNASYGLVFGAGLFLLHVPNATLWGVLLAILRMVPYVGMILGGGLPIAFAFAVFPGWWTPLMVLAFFVVLEVAVSNFIEPWLYGSHTGISPLALVITAMVWTLLWGIPGLVLSTPLTVCLIVMGRYVPQMAFLHILLGDEAQLAPEAHFYERLLAMDQAEAHHIADKFLEGHDLVHLYDEVVLPALSLAEQDRHKGLLDETRSTFLFQSAAELVAELTDYQTPLSHESSAPPQARECPVVCVPAHDQADELAAVMLAQLLERQGHKTILLQAHALTPEILGRLAEESGTAVCISALPPFAFVHARSLCQLVRQALPENRILIGLWGAQGNPEILRERFGAARPDGVATTLSGAMRLARKCEETVPVNAAQKIV, encoded by the coding sequence ATGAATGGGCAGGAGCGTGTATCCAAGCGTCGTTGGCTGAACCACGAGCCGCTGCTGGTCTTTGGCCTGGCGCTGGCTGCGCTTTATTTCACGCGCGACCTGCTCATCCCGTTCGCAATGGCGCTGACGCTGAATTTTCTTCTGGCGCCCGCCGTGATCCAACTGGAAAAGCTGAGGTTCCGGCGGGTCCCTGCGGTGGTGCTGGTGGTCATGATGGCATCAGCGGTGCTGGGCGGAGTCGGATGGGTAGTGGCGCGCCAGCTGCTGGATGTGGCCAGCGATCTGCCCAATTACCATGCCAACATCGATGACAAGCTGGCGCGTATCCATGCGCCGACCACCGGCCCGATTGCCAATGCCATCAATGGCCTGAAGTCGCTCACTCAGGAGCTTTCCGGGACCCCCGCGCCTAAGCCGCTTCCCCCTCCGGAGACAGAAAAAACACGCCGCAGCAGACGTGCGCGCGAAGCCGAAGCGCAGAAGGCCGAAGCACAGCAAACTCCGCAGCCGGTGGTTGTGGTCCCGCCGCCGGTGAGCGAGTGGGCCTACGCGCAGCAGATTTTGAAGCCAGTCATCAAGCCCTTGGGCATGATGGGCATGGTCTTTGTCTTTACCGTTTACATGCTGTTGAAACGCGAAGACCTGCGCAATCGCGTATTGCTGCTGGCCGGAATGGGACGCCTGAATGTGATGACGCAGGCGCTGAATGACGCGGCCACCCGTATCAGCAGCTATTTGCTGCTGAATGTACTGGTGAATGCCAGCTATGGTCTGGTCTTTGGTGCAGGGTTGTTTCTCCTGCATGTCCCGAATGCAACGCTATGGGGGGTGTTGCTGGCCATCCTGCGCATGGTGCCGTACGTGGGCATGATTCTGGGCGGCGGACTGCCAATTGCCTTTGCCTTTGCGGTCTTTCCCGGATGGTGGACGCCGCTGATGGTGCTGGCCTTTTTTGTCGTACTGGAAGTGGCAGTCAGCAATTTCATTGAGCCGTGGCTCTATGGCAGCCATACAGGGATCTCTCCGCTGGCGCTGGTCATCACGGCCATGGTGTGGACGCTGCTATGGGGAATCCCGGGACTCGTGCTTTCAACCCCGCTGACCGTATGCCTGATTGTGATGGGCCGCTATGTTCCGCAGATGGCCTTCCTGCATATTCTGCTGGGTGATGAAGCGCAGCTTGCCCCAGAGGCCCATTTTTATGAGCGCCTGCTGGCCATGGACCAGGCCGAGGCGCACCACATCGCAGACAAATTTCTGGAAGGGCATGATCTGGTCCATCTCTACGACGAGGTGGTGCTGCCCGCACTTAGTTTGGCTGAGCAGGACCGCCACAAAGGGCTCTTAGACGAGACGCGCAGCACCTTCCTCTTCCAGAGTGCGGCCGAGCTGGTGGCGGAGCTGACAGATTACCAGACGCCCTTGTCCCACGAGAGCAGCGCGCCGCCGCAAGCACGGGAGTGTCCCGTCGTCTGTGTGCCGGCCCACGATCAGGCCGACGAGCTGGCTGCCGTGATGCTGGCTCAGTTGCTGGAGCGGCAGGGACATAAGACCATCCTGCTGCAAGCACATGCTCTGACGCCGGAAATTCTGGGGCGTCTGGCCGAGGAGTCGGGGACGGCAGTCTGCATCTCCGCACTGCCGCCCTTTGCCTTTGTCCATGCACGCTCGCTGTGCCAACTCGTAAGGCAGGCCCTGCCTGAGAACCGGATCCTGATTGGCCTATGGGGAGCGCAGGGCAATCCGGAGATATTGCGCGAGCGCTTTGGAGCGGCCCGGCCGGATGGTGTGGCCACAACGCTCTCCGGAGCAATGCGCCTGGCGCGGAAGTGTGAAGAGACAGTGCCTGTCAACGCTGCTCAGAAAATTGTCTGA
- the alr gene encoding alanine racemase, which translates to MNQMRPVWAEISRLRLLANWKLLCAAAPAGSELVAVLKANAYGHGALLCGPVLAAAGVRWFGVTCVEEGIALRRECPDARILVMSGFWEGEAEALIEHRLTPQVWEGFHFELLQKAAQGHAVAVHLEIDTGMSRQGVRSTENLKKLLARYGGGSPVKIEGVMTHFSAPEVLEPETVREQVDRLDAALEVLRRQGIRPDYIHGGNSATVLAAQHREALAALAGRYGARLMLRPGIALYGYPPRFVPVTTHPPFTPVLAWKTRIVSLREIEAGAPVGYNMTFRAERPLRLALIPVGYADGLNRLLSNRGQALVRGKKVRIAGRVSMDQTILDVTDVPGVTIGDEVALIGEQSSERITAFDLADATGTIPYEVTCAISARVPRLLVD; encoded by the coding sequence ATGAATCAAATGCGTCCGGTGTGGGCGGAGATCTCGCGCCTGCGCCTGCTGGCCAACTGGAAGTTGTTGTGTGCGGCCGCCCCTGCTGGGAGCGAGCTTGTGGCTGTGCTGAAGGCCAACGCCTATGGCCACGGAGCGCTGCTGTGCGGGCCGGTGCTGGCCGCAGCCGGCGTGCGCTGGTTCGGCGTCACTTGCGTGGAAGAGGGAATAGCGCTACGCAGGGAATGTCCGGATGCGCGCATTCTGGTCATGTCCGGCTTCTGGGAAGGAGAAGCCGAGGCGCTCATCGAGCACCGGCTGACGCCCCAGGTGTGGGAGGGCTTTCACTTTGAACTCCTACAAAAGGCCGCGCAGGGCCACGCAGTGGCTGTGCACCTTGAAATTGATACCGGAATGTCGCGGCAGGGCGTGCGCTCGACAGAGAATCTAAAGAAGCTGCTTGCCCGCTATGGCGGAGGCTCCCCAGTAAAAATCGAAGGCGTGATGACGCACTTCTCAGCGCCAGAGGTGCTCGAACCGGAGACGGTCCGCGAGCAGGTGGACCGCCTCGATGCCGCGCTCGAAGTCCTTCGCCGGCAGGGAATCAGGCCAGACTACATCCACGGAGGCAACTCAGCAACGGTGCTCGCAGCACAGCATCGCGAGGCGCTGGCGGCATTGGCCGGAAGATATGGCGCGCGCTTGATGCTGCGGCCGGGGATCGCCCTCTATGGCTATCCGCCGCGATTTGTGCCGGTGACAACGCATCCGCCCTTTACGCCGGTGCTCGCATGGAAGACGCGCATCGTCTCTCTGAGAGAGATCGAGGCAGGTGCCCCGGTCGGATACAACATGACCTTCCGGGCAGAGAGACCATTGCGTCTGGCGCTCATCCCGGTGGGGTATGCGGACGGACTCAACCGGCTGCTTTCTAACCGCGGACAGGCGCTGGTGCGCGGCAAAAAGGTGCGCATCGCAGGGCGGGTCTCCATGGACCAGACCATTTTGGATGTAACCGATGTGCCCGGCGTCACCATTGGAGATGAGGTCGCGCTCATTGGTGAGCAGAGCAGCGAGCGCATCACCGCATTCGACCTTGCTGACGCTACTGGGACCATCCCTTACGAAGTGACCTGCGCCATCAGCGCGCGCGTGCCGCGCCTTCTGGTTGATTAA
- a CDS encoding alpha/beta fold hydrolase → MLRNWYARWMYAWETELTTRDENRVVRPMEWGFEWLEDVLRKRGQSPAQMPPGPVAAEQRMVALNEWIVRNSDSFFSYAPPTDYRLEMRLPELFPTNVRPETLAQDAKLKAQAAAGKLKPAPFLRFTSPVRTPYPENDLVNARWYPAPVEKQAGKPKQAMIVMPQWNADAFSHNALCSLFNRFGISALRLSKPYHDIRRPAELERSDYAVSSNIGRTISALRQAVVDIRCCVDWLEAQGYEQFGILGTSLGSCYAFIASAHDERLYVNAFNHASTSFGDVVWTGQSTRHIRKAFEDAGMTQQRLHRLWSSISPVSYMERFASMSKKVLVIHATYDLTFLREYSIEVLRSFSELGVDFVSKVLPCGHYTTGETPFKFLDGWYMGSFVYQAFRGLAGSYAAHGAERQKSPSGQKQASMEKELISR, encoded by the coding sequence ATGCTTCGCAACTGGTATGCGCGCTGGATGTATGCGTGGGAGACCGAGCTGACAACGCGCGACGAAAACAGGGTCGTGCGCCCCATGGAATGGGGTTTTGAATGGCTGGAGGACGTGCTGCGCAAACGGGGGCAGAGCCCCGCGCAAATGCCGCCCGGTCCAGTTGCCGCTGAACAGCGTATGGTCGCGCTGAACGAATGGATTGTTCGTAACAGTGACAGTTTCTTTTCCTATGCCCCGCCCACGGACTACCGGCTGGAAATGCGCCTTCCAGAATTGTTCCCCACAAATGTCCGTCCGGAAACACTGGCACAAGATGCAAAGCTGAAGGCACAGGCGGCGGCAGGGAAGCTGAAACCCGCGCCGTTTTTACGCTTTACTTCGCCCGTGCGCACGCCCTATCCGGAAAACGACCTGGTGAATGCGCGATGGTATCCGGCTCCGGTAGAAAAACAGGCAGGCAAACCAAAGCAGGCCATGATCGTCATGCCGCAGTGGAATGCGGACGCTTTCAGCCATAATGCGCTGTGCTCGCTTTTTAACCGCTTTGGGATCTCCGCTCTGCGGCTGAGCAAGCCCTATCACGACATCCGCCGACCTGCGGAGCTCGAACGCTCCGATTACGCTGTCAGTTCCAATATCGGGCGGACCATCTCTGCGCTTCGGCAGGCCGTGGTCGACATTCGTTGCTGTGTGGACTGGCTGGAGGCGCAGGGCTATGAGCAGTTCGGGATCCTGGGCACCAGCCTTGGCTCCTGCTACGCCTTCATTGCCAGTGCGCACGATGAGCGACTATACGTGAATGCCTTCAACCACGCCTCGACGTCCTTTGGCGATGTGGTCTGGACAGGCCAGAGTACGCGGCACATTCGCAAGGCCTTTGAAGATGCCGGCATGACGCAGCAGAGGTTGCACCGGTTGTGGTCGTCCATCAGCCCTGTCTCCTACATGGAGCGCTTTGCGTCAATGTCGAAGAAGGTCCTCGTCATCCATGCAACCTATGACCTGACTTTCCTGCGCGAATACTCCATCGAGGTCCTGCGCAGCTTCTCTGAGTTGGGCGTAGACTTCGTCTCCAAAGTGCTGCCCTGCGGGCACTACACCACCGGCGAGACGCCCTTCAAGTTCCTGGACGGATGGTATATGGGGTCCTTTGTATACCAGGCGTTTCGAGGGCTGGCGGGTTCGTATGCCGCACATGGGGCCGAGCGTCAAAAGTCGCCATCCGGCCAGAAACAAGCCAGCATGGAAAAAGAGCTTATCTCGCGTTAA
- the glyA gene encoding serine hydroxymethyltransferase, producing the protein MSDRMSLPLSQADPEIAAAVENEVRRQHEGLEMIASENFVSEAVLEAAGTVFTNKYAEGYPGRRYYGGCEFADVVENLARDRVKQLFGAEHTNVQPHSGSQANAAAYMAVLSPGDTILGLDLAHGGHLTHGHKLNFSGKLYRVVSYGVRKDTEVIDYDELEQIAAREKPKVIVGGGSAYPRIFDFPRMRQIADKVGALLIVDMAHFAGLVAGGAHPSPVPHAHIVTSTTHKTLRGPRSGLVLSKQEFAAAIDKSVFPGQQGGPLVHIMAAKAVAFREALQPDFKQYAQQIVANARVLAETLQAEGFRIISGGTDTHLMLVDVFSKGMLGSEAEAALGEAGITVNKNAIPFDTNPPLKPSGIRIGTPALTTRGMKEAEMRTIGKWITEALNGRNNPQTLKRIRGQVLELAEQFPLYGWLRQPAVVA; encoded by the coding sequence ATGTCCGACCGCATGTCTTTGCCGCTTTCGCAGGCCGATCCTGAGATCGCCGCTGCCGTTGAGAATGAAGTCCGCCGCCAGCATGAAGGGCTGGAGATGATCGCCTCAGAGAACTTCGTCAGCGAGGCTGTTCTGGAAGCAGCGGGCACTGTCTTTACCAACAAATACGCAGAGGGCTATCCCGGTCGCCGCTATTATGGCGGCTGCGAGTTCGCAGACGTGGTGGAGAACCTGGCCCGTGATCGTGTGAAGCAGCTCTTTGGTGCCGAACATACCAATGTACAGCCGCATTCCGGCTCGCAGGCCAATGCCGCAGCGTACATGGCCGTCCTCAGTCCCGGGGATACGATTCTCGGCCTCGATCTTGCCCACGGCGGCCATCTGACCCACGGGCACAAGCTGAATTTTTCCGGCAAGCTTTATCGCGTGGTCTCCTATGGCGTGCGCAAGGACACCGAAGTGATTGACTATGACGAACTGGAGCAGATTGCTGCGCGCGAGAAGCCGAAGGTGATTGTGGGCGGAGGCAGCGCCTATCCGCGCATCTTCGATTTTCCACGCATGCGCCAGATTGCTGATAAGGTCGGCGCGCTCCTCATCGTAGACATGGCACACTTTGCCGGGCTCGTTGCCGGAGGCGCGCATCCTTCGCCGGTACCGCACGCGCACATCGTCACCAGCACTACGCATAAGACGCTGCGCGGTCCGCGCTCAGGGCTCGTCCTCTCAAAGCAGGAGTTTGCAGCCGCGATTGACAAGTCCGTCTTTCCCGGGCAGCAGGGAGGTCCGCTGGTCCACATCATGGCCGCGAAGGCTGTTGCCTTCCGCGAAGCCCTTCAGCCCGATTTCAAGCAGTACGCACAGCAGATCGTTGCCAATGCGCGCGTCCTGGCCGAAACCCTTCAGGCCGAGGGGTTCCGCATCATCTCTGGCGGAACAGATACGCATCTGATGCTGGTGGACGTCTTCTCGAAGGGAATGCTGGGCAGTGAAGCAGAAGCCGCACTGGGTGAGGCCGGCATTACGGTCAACAAAAATGCGATCCCCTTTGATACGAATCCGCCGCTCAAGCCTTCGGGCATCCGCATCGGAACGCCAGCGCTCACCACGCGCGGCATGAAGGAAGCTGAAATGCGCACCATCGGCAAATGGATCACCGAGGCCCTGAACGGGCGCAACAATCCGCAGACGCTCAAGCGCATTCGCGGACAGGTTCTCGAACTCGCCGAACAGTTTCCGCTCTATGGCTGGCTGCGTCAACCGGCCGTGGTGGCATAA
- a CDS encoding lactonase family protein, whose protein sequence is MTHSISRRSFIKEAALVSLAAEAGLAGAKTIPEKQLLFVGTQTGPASKGIYAFAWDANSGSLHELGLAAESDNPTFLALSPDNKRLYAANEINEYQGAKSGAISGFTVDRAAAKLIPLNTVPSTASGPCHVAVDATGHTVLCANYSGGGAASFHADAQGHLSEAVSEFHYHGHSVVADRQEAPHAHRATVSPDNRFVYINDLGLDCIHIYRLDAATSKLMPNPSVLQWTAKPGSGPRALRFHPNGKWAFCIHELACALEVLKWEPHSGALTSIHRVDLLPKDYHQPSLASEVVFDRQGKFAYAAVRGYDHIMTWAIDPVSATLTLLDRTSAGGRTPRHIAMDPTDSWLLVANQDSDNIAVIRRDKQTGKLQKAGESYPQVKPQCLVFI, encoded by the coding sequence GTGACCCATTCGATCTCCCGGCGCAGCTTCATCAAAGAAGCTGCGCTCGTTTCATTGGCGGCAGAGGCCGGATTGGCAGGAGCAAAGACCATTCCGGAAAAGCAGCTTCTCTTTGTCGGCACGCAGACAGGACCGGCAAGCAAGGGCATCTATGCATTTGCATGGGATGCGAACAGCGGCTCACTCCATGAACTTGGGCTGGCCGCCGAGAGCGACAACCCTACGTTCCTGGCCCTGTCGCCAGACAACAAACGGCTCTATGCGGCCAACGAAATCAATGAATATCAGGGCGCCAAGAGCGGCGCCATCAGCGGATTTACCGTGGACCGCGCTGCCGCAAAGCTCATTCCACTCAATACGGTCCCTTCCACGGCCTCCGGCCCTTGTCATGTGGCCGTAGATGCAACAGGACACACCGTCCTCTGCGCGAATTACAGCGGAGGCGGTGCGGCCTCCTTCCACGCCGATGCGCAGGGACATCTGAGCGAGGCCGTGTCCGAATTTCATTACCACGGACACAGCGTGGTGGCCGACCGGCAGGAAGCGCCTCATGCGCACCGCGCCACGGTTTCGCCGGACAACCGTTTCGTCTATATCAATGACCTTGGGCTGGACTGCATCCACATCTACCGGCTCGATGCAGCCACATCGAAGCTGATGCCAAATCCTTCCGTGTTGCAGTGGACGGCGAAGCCCGGCTCCGGTCCGCGCGCGCTGCGCTTTCATCCCAACGGCAAATGGGCCTTCTGCATCCATGAACTCGCCTGCGCGCTGGAGGTGCTCAAGTGGGAACCACATTCTGGCGCGCTTACGTCAATCCATCGCGTGGACCTTCTGCCCAAAGACTACCACCAGCCTTCGCTTGCATCTGAGGTCGTCTTTGACCGCCAGGGGAAGTTCGCCTATGCAGCCGTCCGGGGATACGACCACATCATGACCTGGGCCATCGACCCGGTTTCCGCAACGCTTACACTGCTCGACCGCACCTCGGCCGGGGGCAGGACGCCGCGTCATATCGCCATGGATCCGACGGACAGCTGGCTGCTGGTAGCAAATCAGGACTCAGACAACATCGCCGTCATCCGCAGAGACAAGCAGACAGGCAAACTACAGAAGGCGGGCGAGAGCTACCCTCAGGTAAAACCGCAGTGCCTGGTTTTTATCTAA
- a CDS encoding plasmid mobilization protein — MSTQSAVEDISTIVSRFQAWTAAQAQPETSEVRELSYEEARRPRTASAKEPKASAPKRRCTSPKKSAPVKQKTAPFKQVLAESAAIVPAGKKPAALVPRTTTLSVRMTDAEQKLLRLRAADAGLSASTYLRHCILEVDDLREQVQELIAENQQLRAQQSVLALSGLSHWLRRIFGRNTAALSLRA, encoded by the coding sequence ATGAGCACCCAATCGGCAGTAGAAGACATCAGCACCATTGTCAGCCGCTTTCAGGCCTGGACTGCGGCACAGGCGCAGCCGGAGACCTCAGAGGTCCGTGAACTTTCCTATGAAGAGGCCCGCCGTCCCCGGACCGCTTCTGCGAAGGAGCCGAAGGCTTCGGCCCCCAAAAGACGCTGCACATCGCCAAAGAAATCTGCGCCAGTAAAGCAGAAGACTGCTCCATTCAAACAAGTACTGGCAGAAAGTGCGGCCATTGTGCCTGCGGGAAAGAAGCCCGCTGCGCTGGTACCACGGACCACAACACTTTCGGTACGCATGACCGATGCAGAACAAAAGCTGCTAAGGCTTCGCGCAGCGGATGCAGGGCTTTCAGCCTCGACCTATCTGCGCCACTGCATCCTGGAGGTGGATGATCTGCGTGAGCAGGTGCAGGAGCTGATCGCGGAAAACCAGCAGCTCCGCGCGCAGCAATCTGTCCTTGCCCTGTCGGGACTGTCGCATTGGCTGCGGCGCATCTTTGGTAGAAACACGGCAGCACTGTCCTTGCGCGCCTAG
- the ahcY gene encoding adenosylhomocysteinase, with amino-acid sequence MATTIATQHHVKNLDLADQGRKRIEWANQSMPVLQTIRKEFIKNQPLKGIRIAACLHVTTETANLMITLRDGGADVALCASNPLSTQDDVAASLARDFNIQTYAIKGEDNDSYYSHILAAIDHKPHLTMDDGCDLVHLLHTKRQDALEGVIAGTEETTTGVIRLRAMSKDGVLRYPVIAVNDALTKHMFDNRYGTGQSTIDGVIRCTNVLLAGAKFVVAGYGWCGRGLAMRARGMGAEVIVTEVDPTKALEAVMDGFRVMTMMEAAKQGDVFVTVTGNKSVIRQEHFEVMKNGAIVANSGHFNVEIDIPALERIASSKRATRDFVDEYALRDGRKIYLLGEGRLINLASAEGHPASVMDMSFANQALSAEYLVKNHASLEKKVYAVPQELDKRVARLKLDAMGIGIDRLTPEQEEYLASWSEGT; translated from the coding sequence ATGGCAACAACCATCGCAACACAGCACCATGTAAAAAACCTAGACCTGGCAGACCAGGGACGCAAGCGCATCGAATGGGCCAACCAATCCATGCCCGTTCTGCAGACCATCCGCAAGGAATTCATTAAGAACCAGCCGCTCAAAGGAATCCGCATTGCGGCCTGCCTCCACGTGACGACCGAGACCGCGAACCTGATGATTACACTGCGCGATGGCGGCGCTGACGTAGCCCTCTGCGCCTCGAATCCGCTTTCGACACAGGATGATGTCGCGGCATCCCTGGCGCGCGACTTCAATATTCAGACCTACGCCATCAAGGGCGAGGACAACGACAGCTACTATTCCCACATCCTTGCCGCGATTGACCACAAACCGCACCTCACCATGGATGACGGGTGTGACCTTGTGCATTTGTTACACACCAAGCGCCAGGATGCTCTGGAAGGCGTGATCGCCGGCACCGAAGAGACGACGACGGGCGTGATCCGCCTGCGCGCCATGTCCAAAGATGGCGTGCTGCGCTATCCCGTGATTGCCGTCAACGATGCGCTGACCAAGCATATGTTTGACAACCGCTATGGCACGGGCCAGTCCACCATTGACGGTGTCATCCGCTGTACAAACGTGCTGCTGGCCGGGGCCAAGTTCGTCGTTGCCGGATATGGCTGGTGTGGACGCGGTCTGGCCATGCGCGCACGCGGCATGGGCGCCGAGGTCATTGTGACGGAAGTAGACCCGACCAAGGCCCTGGAGGCCGTGATGGACGGCTTCCGCGTGATGACGATGATGGAGGCGGCAAAGCAGGGCGATGTCTTTGTCACCGTCACGGGCAACAAGAGCGTCATCCGCCAGGAACACTTTGAGGTGATGAAGAATGGTGCGATTGTCGCCAACTCTGGTCACTTCAATGTTGAAATTGACATCCCTGCACTGGAGCGCATTGCCTCCTCCAAGCGCGCCACCCGCGACTTTGTGGATGAATACGCACTGCGCGACGGGCGCAAGATTTATCTGCTGGGCGAAGGCCGCCTGATTAATCTTGCTTCGGCGGAAGGCCATCCGGCTTCCGTGATGGACATGAGCTTTGCCAACCAGGCCCTCTCGGCCGAGTATCTGGTAAAGAACCATGCCAGCCTGGAAAAGAAAGTCTATGCAGTCCCGCAGGAGCTGGACAAGCGCGTTGCCCGCCTGAAGCTGGACGCGATGGGCATCGGCATTGACCGGCTGACTCCAGAGCAAGAGGAGTATCTGGCGAGCTGGTCAGAAGGCACATAG
- the ada gene encoding bifunctional DNA-binding transcriptional regulator/O6-methylguanine-DNA methyltransferase Ada — MTNQKFDRKIRSDVLIPVREDQNLNESEGTMGGIQVWEQAWQMVESRQASADMLFVYAVRSTGIYCRPSCPSRRPSRASVEFFATCELAECAGYRACKRCLPNQQRPEIRILTMACDYIEENLDCTIQLKKLGSILGLSAFHSQRLFRKYLGISPRQYQQARRMERFRQRLLGRDSVTTALYEAGFASSSRLYESAEAHLGMTPTEYRKGGRDITIHYTIVDSPLGKMLVAATELGLCAIAFGSLASELEDELASRFPLATLQRDTEGLGVTVQKILAQMTEHPVALELPLDVRATAFQRRVWEALRRIPRGETRTYSQIAQEIGQPRAIRAVARACAANPVAVVVPCHRVIGSDGTLTGYRWGLERKKTLLELERSSR, encoded by the coding sequence GTGACAAATCAAAAGTTTGACCGCAAAATTCGGAGTGACGTACTGATTCCTGTGCGCGAAGATCAAAACCTGAACGAAAGCGAGGGTACGATGGGCGGCATTCAGGTTTGGGAGCAGGCATGGCAGATGGTGGAATCGCGACAAGCTTCTGCCGATATGCTCTTTGTTTATGCGGTGCGGAGCACGGGGATTTATTGCCGTCCTTCCTGCCCGAGCCGCAGGCCCTCACGGGCCTCAGTGGAATTCTTCGCCACCTGCGAGCTGGCCGAGTGCGCCGGATACCGCGCCTGCAAGCGGTGCCTGCCGAACCAGCAGCGTCCCGAGATCCGCATATTGACGATGGCCTGCGATTACATCGAAGAGAACCTGGACTGCACCATTCAGCTTAAAAAACTCGGCAGCATTCTAGGGTTGAGCGCTTTTCACTCGCAGCGGCTCTTCCGGAAGTACCTCGGCATCTCACCCCGCCAGTATCAGCAGGCGCGGCGGATGGAGCGCTTCCGCCAAAGACTCCTGGGGCGGGACAGCGTGACCACGGCCCTTTACGAGGCGGGCTTTGCGTCCAGCAGCCGTCTTTATGAATCAGCCGAGGCGCACCTTGGCATGACCCCGACGGAATACCGTAAAGGCGGCAGGGACATCACGATCCACTACACCATTGTTGATTCTCCCCTGGGAAAGATGCTGGTAGCGGCAACTGAACTGGGCCTGTGTGCCATCGCATTTGGCTCCCTTGCGAGTGAGCTTGAAGATGAGCTGGCCTCGCGCTTTCCTCTGGCGACGCTTCAACGGGACACGGAGGGTCTGGGCGTAACGGTACAGAAAATCCTGGCACAGATGACCGAACATCCTGTAGCGCTGGAACTGCCGCTGGATGTTCGCGCCACCGCGTTCCAGCGCCGTGTGTGGGAGGCCCTCCGACGCATCCCTCGCGGGGAAACCCGCACCTACTCACAGATTGCACAAGAGATTGGCCAGCCGAGGGCCATACGGGCGGTGGCACGCGCCTGTGCTGCCAATCCCGTCGCAGTGGTCGTCCCCTGCCATCGTGTGATTGGGAGCGATGGTACCCTTACCGGGTACCGATGGGGGCTGGAGCGGAAGAAAACGCTGCTCGAACTGGAGCGGTCTTCCCGCTGA